One Ictalurus furcatus strain D&B chromosome 21, Billie_1.0, whole genome shotgun sequence genomic region harbors:
- the dtx3lb.2 gene encoding E3 ubiquitin-protein ligase DTX3L isoform X2, translated as MHYGKKESWWMQCDALGNVLLGNLGSCFHGPETMDTDTVEPEPTSSSSGNQAVTTFITTQPSRSHTQHLRQTPPRHYLYQDTTNHDEPKPSAPPDVAKVYVQVDWPEEIPERWKNHLQRALQTWCTSELKEKCSVNVVQLLGDERTAEVEITPSTALKNIKTSKLTFKQLDKSTTVHFQDHEPVSGNKFSSPKVNMTDTESIPPELMKAAGAASNVPRHTERPGASRTLTVPPFLFWYLSQAYRKELELIENESGVKIHAETSVSFSAEKANEKRESDSVSRATQAFTALVQNTIKNFKSVSVPQTHMESDIMKETLRIIPNEQHKIMLSMSANNYLLFGPEEITSMVEKRLNLEPTSFSYNKSHNMETDTKQWGTSGNWSSTQTSQTLDMDIRNTQAPVEMDEAHWKLMMFAFEKQLCEIEKKYGVRFDVESVQGSIKVSARSRGTHQVNLETHALRALTHLYQKVVTSAVTCDLKDSSYTEKVSQAFERICSRHSCVGRGERNGSWKLFGLPKHLVPAIADIEKLIGHPVFDDKTKQMLGYAWDFPQASGFQRGQMGMDVMRGAHGTDLRGGKEDFDFNQGFQNKAKENVKVNEEDKCPICLDIFTQKRKVKCGHEFCKECLKQLIKISGEICPLCKKIFGILKGNQPDGTMEVQHYKHTDLPGFPRCGTIIISYHIPDGIQTHEHPNPGKPYYGTQRTAYLPDNAEGNHVLNLLRRAFDQKLIFTVATVTKNEGEDVVTWSDIHHKTSTSGGPECYGYPDPNYLKRVKEELKAKGIE; from the exons GGCCCTGAAACGATGGACACGGACACTGTAGAGCCTGAACCTACATCATCCAGCAGTGGAAATCAAGCAGTGACCACTTTCATTACTACACAACCTAGCAGGAGTCACACCCAACATCTTCGCCAAACTCCTCCTAGACACTACCTGTATCAg GATACAACAAATCATGATGAGCCAAAACCCTCAGCACCTCCAGATGTTGCAAAGGTTTATGTGCAAGTGGACTGGCCAGAGGAAATACCTGAGAGATGGAAAAATCACCTGCAAAGAGCTCTTCAGACCTGGTGTACCTCTGAACTAAAAGAGAAATGCAGTGTTAATGTAGTTCAGCTTTTAGGTGATGAACGCACTGCAGAGGTGGAGATAACGCCATCAACTG CTTTGAAGAATATAAAAACTTCAAAGTTAACATTCAAGCAGCTTGATAAAAGCACCACAGTACACTTCCAGGACCATGAACCTGTGTCTGGGAATAAGTTTTCCAGTCCAAAG GTGAACATGACTGATACAGAATCAATTCCACCTGAGCTCATGAAGGCTGCAGGAGCTGCTTCTAATGTCCCACGACACACTGAGAGGCCAGGAGCTTCACGCACTCTTACTGTCCCTCCCTTTCTGTTCTGGTACCTGAGTCAAGCTTACAGGAAGGAGCTGGAACTAATTGAGAATGAGTCTGGAGTTAAAATACATGCAGAAACTTCAGTCTCATTCTCTGCTGAGAAAGCTAATGAGAAGCGTGAGAGTGATTCTGTGAGCAGAGCTACTCAGGCCTTTACTGCTCTTGTCCAGAATactataaagaatttcaaatctGTTTCTGTCCCTCAAACACACATGGAGTCTGACATTATGAAAGAGACACTGCGTATTATTCCAAATGAACAGCACAAGATCATGTTAAGCATGTCAGCAAATAACTACCTGCTGTTTGGACCAGAAGAAATTACATCAATGGTTGAGAAACGGTTAAATTTGGAACCAACATCATTCAGCTACAACAAGTCGCACAACATGGAGACTGACACCAAGCAGTGGGGGACATCAGGAAATTGGAGTTCAACACAGACCTCTCAGACCTTGGACATGGACATCAGAAACACTCAAGCTCCAGTTGAGATGGATGAGGCACACTGGAAACTGATGATGTTTGCGTTTGAGAAGCAGCTTTGTGAGATCGAAAAGAAATACGGAGTCCGGTTTGATGTTGAATCTGTCCAAGGCTCGATTAAGGTGTCAGCACGGTCCAGAGGAACTCATCAGGTTAATCTTGAAACTCACGCCCTCAGAGCCTTAACTCATCTCTACCAAAAGGTAGTTACATCAGCGGTCACCTGTGATCTTAAAGATTCTTCCTACACTGAGAAGGTGTCCCAGGCATTTGAGAGAATTTGCTCTCGACACAGCTGTGTTGGTAGAGGAGAAAGAAACGGAAGCTGGAAACTTTTTGGACTGCCAAAGCATCTCGTTCCTGCTATAGCGGACATTGAGAAGCTTATTGGACATCCAGTATTTGATGACAAGACGAAGCAAATGCTCGGCTATGCGTGGGATTTTCCACAGGCAAGTGGATTTCAGAGGGGACAGATGGGGATGGATGTGATGAGAGGGGCACATGGTACTGACCTGAGAGGTGGAAAAGAGGATTTTGATTTCAACCAAGGGTtccaaaataaagcaaaagaaaatgttaaagTAAATGAAGAAGATAAATGTCCCATTTGCCTGGATATATTTactcaaaaaagaaaagtgaaatgTGGTCATGAGTTCTGCAAAGAGTGTCTGAAACAGTTAATAAAGATCAGTGGAGAAATTTGCCCTTTGTGTAAGAAAATCTTTGGGATATTAAAAGGAAACCAGCCTGATGGAACAATGGAGGTCCAACATTACAAACATACAGACCTACCTGGCTTTCCTCGATGTGGCACAATTATAATTTCTTACCACATACCAGATGGTATTCAGACG CATGAACATCCAAACCCTGGAAAACCTTACTACGGGACTCAACGCACTGCGTACTTACCGGACAACGCTGAAGGAAACCATGTGCTGAACCTGCTGAGAAGGGCTTTTGATCAGAAACTCATCTTTACTGTTGCAACTGTCACAAAAAATGAAGGAGAAGATGTGGTTACCTGGAGTGACATTCATCACAAAACGAGTACATCTGGTGGACCGGAGTG TTATGGCTATCCTGACCCGAACTACTTAAAAAGAGTGAAAGAAGAGCTGAAGGCCAAAGGCATCGAGTGA
- the dtx3lb.2 gene encoding E3 ubiquitin-protein ligase DTX3L isoform X3 translates to MDTDTVEPEPTSSSSGNQAVTTFITTQPSRSHTQHLRQTPPRHYLYQDTTNHDEPKPSAPPDVAKVYVQVDWPEEIPERWKNHLQRALQTWCTSELKEKCSVNVVQLLGDERTAEVEITPSTAALKNIKTSKLTFKQLDKSTTVHFQDHEPVSGNKFSSPKVNMTDTESIPPELMKAAGAASNVPRHTERPGASRTLTVPPFLFWYLSQAYRKELELIENESGVKIHAETSVSFSAEKANEKRESDSVSRATQAFTALVQNTIKNFKSVSVPQTHMESDIMKETLRIIPNEQHKIMLSMSANNYLLFGPEEITSMVEKRLNLEPTSFSYNKSHNMETDTKQWGTSGNWSSTQTSQTLDMDIRNTQAPVEMDEAHWKLMMFAFEKQLCEIEKKYGVRFDVESVQGSIKVSARSRGTHQVNLETHALRALTHLYQKVVTSAVTCDLKDSSYTEKVSQAFERICSRHSCVGRGERNGSWKLFGLPKHLVPAIADIEKLIGHPVFDDKTKQMLGYAWDFPQASGFQRGQMGMDVMRGAHGTDLRGGKEDFDFNQGFQNKAKENVKVNEEDKCPICLDIFTQKRKVKCGHEFCKECLKQLIKISGEICPLCKKIFGILKGNQPDGTMEVQHYKHTDLPGFPRCGTIIISYHIPDGIQTHEHPNPGKPYYGTQRTAYLPDNAEGNHVLNLLRRAFDQKLIFTVATVTKNEGEDVVTWSDIHHKTSTSGGPECYGYPDPNYLKRVKEELKAKGIE, encoded by the exons ATGGACACGGACACTGTAGAGCCTGAACCTACATCATCCAGCAGTGGAAATCAAGCAGTGACCACTTTCATTACTACACAACCTAGCAGGAGTCACACCCAACATCTTCGCCAAACTCCTCCTAGACACTACCTGTATCAg GATACAACAAATCATGATGAGCCAAAACCCTCAGCACCTCCAGATGTTGCAAAGGTTTATGTGCAAGTGGACTGGCCAGAGGAAATACCTGAGAGATGGAAAAATCACCTGCAAAGAGCTCTTCAGACCTGGTGTACCTCTGAACTAAAAGAGAAATGCAGTGTTAATGTAGTTCAGCTTTTAGGTGATGAACGCACTGCAGAGGTGGAGATAACGCCATCAACTG CAGCTTTGAAGAATATAAAAACTTCAAAGTTAACATTCAAGCAGCTTGATAAAAGCACCACAGTACACTTCCAGGACCATGAACCTGTGTCTGGGAATAAGTTTTCCAGTCCAAAG GTGAACATGACTGATACAGAATCAATTCCACCTGAGCTCATGAAGGCTGCAGGAGCTGCTTCTAATGTCCCACGACACACTGAGAGGCCAGGAGCTTCACGCACTCTTACTGTCCCTCCCTTTCTGTTCTGGTACCTGAGTCAAGCTTACAGGAAGGAGCTGGAACTAATTGAGAATGAGTCTGGAGTTAAAATACATGCAGAAACTTCAGTCTCATTCTCTGCTGAGAAAGCTAATGAGAAGCGTGAGAGTGATTCTGTGAGCAGAGCTACTCAGGCCTTTACTGCTCTTGTCCAGAATactataaagaatttcaaatctGTTTCTGTCCCTCAAACACACATGGAGTCTGACATTATGAAAGAGACACTGCGTATTATTCCAAATGAACAGCACAAGATCATGTTAAGCATGTCAGCAAATAACTACCTGCTGTTTGGACCAGAAGAAATTACATCAATGGTTGAGAAACGGTTAAATTTGGAACCAACATCATTCAGCTACAACAAGTCGCACAACATGGAGACTGACACCAAGCAGTGGGGGACATCAGGAAATTGGAGTTCAACACAGACCTCTCAGACCTTGGACATGGACATCAGAAACACTCAAGCTCCAGTTGAGATGGATGAGGCACACTGGAAACTGATGATGTTTGCGTTTGAGAAGCAGCTTTGTGAGATCGAAAAGAAATACGGAGTCCGGTTTGATGTTGAATCTGTCCAAGGCTCGATTAAGGTGTCAGCACGGTCCAGAGGAACTCATCAGGTTAATCTTGAAACTCACGCCCTCAGAGCCTTAACTCATCTCTACCAAAAGGTAGTTACATCAGCGGTCACCTGTGATCTTAAAGATTCTTCCTACACTGAGAAGGTGTCCCAGGCATTTGAGAGAATTTGCTCTCGACACAGCTGTGTTGGTAGAGGAGAAAGAAACGGAAGCTGGAAACTTTTTGGACTGCCAAAGCATCTCGTTCCTGCTATAGCGGACATTGAGAAGCTTATTGGACATCCAGTATTTGATGACAAGACGAAGCAAATGCTCGGCTATGCGTGGGATTTTCCACAGGCAAGTGGATTTCAGAGGGGACAGATGGGGATGGATGTGATGAGAGGGGCACATGGTACTGACCTGAGAGGTGGAAAAGAGGATTTTGATTTCAACCAAGGGTtccaaaataaagcaaaagaaaatgttaaagTAAATGAAGAAGATAAATGTCCCATTTGCCTGGATATATTTactcaaaaaagaaaagtgaaatgTGGTCATGAGTTCTGCAAAGAGTGTCTGAAACAGTTAATAAAGATCAGTGGAGAAATTTGCCCTTTGTGTAAGAAAATCTTTGGGATATTAAAAGGAAACCAGCCTGATGGAACAATGGAGGTCCAACATTACAAACATACAGACCTACCTGGCTTTCCTCGATGTGGCACAATTATAATTTCTTACCACATACCAGATGGTATTCAGACG CATGAACATCCAAACCCTGGAAAACCTTACTACGGGACTCAACGCACTGCGTACTTACCGGACAACGCTGAAGGAAACCATGTGCTGAACCTGCTGAGAAGGGCTTTTGATCAGAAACTCATCTTTACTGTTGCAACTGTCACAAAAAATGAAGGAGAAGATGTGGTTACCTGGAGTGACATTCATCACAAAACGAGTACATCTGGTGGACCGGAGTG TTATGGCTATCCTGACCCGAACTACTTAAAAAGAGTGAAAGAAGAGCTGAAGGCCAAAGGCATCGAGTGA
- the dtx3lb.2 gene encoding E3 ubiquitin-protein ligase DTX3L isoform X1, with protein MHYGKKESWWMQCDALGNVLLGNLGSCFHGPETMDTDTVEPEPTSSSSGNQAVTTFITTQPSRSHTQHLRQTPPRHYLYQDTTNHDEPKPSAPPDVAKVYVQVDWPEEIPERWKNHLQRALQTWCTSELKEKCSVNVVQLLGDERTAEVEITPSTAALKNIKTSKLTFKQLDKSTTVHFQDHEPVSGNKFSSPKVNMTDTESIPPELMKAAGAASNVPRHTERPGASRTLTVPPFLFWYLSQAYRKELELIENESGVKIHAETSVSFSAEKANEKRESDSVSRATQAFTALVQNTIKNFKSVSVPQTHMESDIMKETLRIIPNEQHKIMLSMSANNYLLFGPEEITSMVEKRLNLEPTSFSYNKSHNMETDTKQWGTSGNWSSTQTSQTLDMDIRNTQAPVEMDEAHWKLMMFAFEKQLCEIEKKYGVRFDVESVQGSIKVSARSRGTHQVNLETHALRALTHLYQKVVTSAVTCDLKDSSYTEKVSQAFERICSRHSCVGRGERNGSWKLFGLPKHLVPAIADIEKLIGHPVFDDKTKQMLGYAWDFPQASGFQRGQMGMDVMRGAHGTDLRGGKEDFDFNQGFQNKAKENVKVNEEDKCPICLDIFTQKRKVKCGHEFCKECLKQLIKISGEICPLCKKIFGILKGNQPDGTMEVQHYKHTDLPGFPRCGTIIISYHIPDGIQTHEHPNPGKPYYGTQRTAYLPDNAEGNHVLNLLRRAFDQKLIFTVATVTKNEGEDVVTWSDIHHKTSTSGGPECYGYPDPNYLKRVKEELKAKGIE; from the exons GGCCCTGAAACGATGGACACGGACACTGTAGAGCCTGAACCTACATCATCCAGCAGTGGAAATCAAGCAGTGACCACTTTCATTACTACACAACCTAGCAGGAGTCACACCCAACATCTTCGCCAAACTCCTCCTAGACACTACCTGTATCAg GATACAACAAATCATGATGAGCCAAAACCCTCAGCACCTCCAGATGTTGCAAAGGTTTATGTGCAAGTGGACTGGCCAGAGGAAATACCTGAGAGATGGAAAAATCACCTGCAAAGAGCTCTTCAGACCTGGTGTACCTCTGAACTAAAAGAGAAATGCAGTGTTAATGTAGTTCAGCTTTTAGGTGATGAACGCACTGCAGAGGTGGAGATAACGCCATCAACTG CAGCTTTGAAGAATATAAAAACTTCAAAGTTAACATTCAAGCAGCTTGATAAAAGCACCACAGTACACTTCCAGGACCATGAACCTGTGTCTGGGAATAAGTTTTCCAGTCCAAAG GTGAACATGACTGATACAGAATCAATTCCACCTGAGCTCATGAAGGCTGCAGGAGCTGCTTCTAATGTCCCACGACACACTGAGAGGCCAGGAGCTTCACGCACTCTTACTGTCCCTCCCTTTCTGTTCTGGTACCTGAGTCAAGCTTACAGGAAGGAGCTGGAACTAATTGAGAATGAGTCTGGAGTTAAAATACATGCAGAAACTTCAGTCTCATTCTCTGCTGAGAAAGCTAATGAGAAGCGTGAGAGTGATTCTGTGAGCAGAGCTACTCAGGCCTTTACTGCTCTTGTCCAGAATactataaagaatttcaaatctGTTTCTGTCCCTCAAACACACATGGAGTCTGACATTATGAAAGAGACACTGCGTATTATTCCAAATGAACAGCACAAGATCATGTTAAGCATGTCAGCAAATAACTACCTGCTGTTTGGACCAGAAGAAATTACATCAATGGTTGAGAAACGGTTAAATTTGGAACCAACATCATTCAGCTACAACAAGTCGCACAACATGGAGACTGACACCAAGCAGTGGGGGACATCAGGAAATTGGAGTTCAACACAGACCTCTCAGACCTTGGACATGGACATCAGAAACACTCAAGCTCCAGTTGAGATGGATGAGGCACACTGGAAACTGATGATGTTTGCGTTTGAGAAGCAGCTTTGTGAGATCGAAAAGAAATACGGAGTCCGGTTTGATGTTGAATCTGTCCAAGGCTCGATTAAGGTGTCAGCACGGTCCAGAGGAACTCATCAGGTTAATCTTGAAACTCACGCCCTCAGAGCCTTAACTCATCTCTACCAAAAGGTAGTTACATCAGCGGTCACCTGTGATCTTAAAGATTCTTCCTACACTGAGAAGGTGTCCCAGGCATTTGAGAGAATTTGCTCTCGACACAGCTGTGTTGGTAGAGGAGAAAGAAACGGAAGCTGGAAACTTTTTGGACTGCCAAAGCATCTCGTTCCTGCTATAGCGGACATTGAGAAGCTTATTGGACATCCAGTATTTGATGACAAGACGAAGCAAATGCTCGGCTATGCGTGGGATTTTCCACAGGCAAGTGGATTTCAGAGGGGACAGATGGGGATGGATGTGATGAGAGGGGCACATGGTACTGACCTGAGAGGTGGAAAAGAGGATTTTGATTTCAACCAAGGGTtccaaaataaagcaaaagaaaatgttaaagTAAATGAAGAAGATAAATGTCCCATTTGCCTGGATATATTTactcaaaaaagaaaagtgaaatgTGGTCATGAGTTCTGCAAAGAGTGTCTGAAACAGTTAATAAAGATCAGTGGAGAAATTTGCCCTTTGTGTAAGAAAATCTTTGGGATATTAAAAGGAAACCAGCCTGATGGAACAATGGAGGTCCAACATTACAAACATACAGACCTACCTGGCTTTCCTCGATGTGGCACAATTATAATTTCTTACCACATACCAGATGGTATTCAGACG CATGAACATCCAAACCCTGGAAAACCTTACTACGGGACTCAACGCACTGCGTACTTACCGGACAACGCTGAAGGAAACCATGTGCTGAACCTGCTGAGAAGGGCTTTTGATCAGAAACTCATCTTTACTGTTGCAACTGTCACAAAAAATGAAGGAGAAGATGTGGTTACCTGGAGTGACATTCATCACAAAACGAGTACATCTGGTGGACCGGAGTG TTATGGCTATCCTGACCCGAACTACTTAAAAAGAGTGAAAGAAGAGCTGAAGGCCAAAGGCATCGAGTGA